CAGGTAAAAAAGACAAAGAAGTTTAAAGATATTCTAAAAAACAATCAAATGAAGTTCTTTGAACCATATGACGATTACAATGAAAAATGTCCGCACTGCGGGAATCAGGTTAGTATAAATTCAGAAGGAAAAGAGGTTTGCTCTTTTTGTGAAAGCTTTGTTGAACTTGGTGAAAGACTTATAAAAAGCTTATATGTAATTGAGAAATGGGACATAAAACCGGCAAAAGAGAATCTCAATAACATATACAACATATTGAATGCATTTGGAAGAGAAATTAAATTTTCTCAGCAGCATGGAAGGATTTCAGATACAATAATAATTGATATGTTAAAGATTGAGGAGATGAATAAGGAAGGCAATTTTGATCCAGAATTTTACGAAGCGCTTGATATATCAACCTATGCTCCAATTGAAGAAGAAAAAGACGGGCAGGAGCATATAAAGCTTTTGGATGATATAGTAAATGAATCTAAAGGGATTAAGACATGGGGAATAGTCAGAGGAGATGTTGATAATCTCGGGAGAATATTTAAAGAGGGTTTAAAAGGCAAAATCTCACTTTCAAGAGTCATGACACTGTCGCAGGAGTTTTCACTGTTTTTTGGCTACTTTTTCAACAGGCTGACAAAAGCCAAGAGTTTAAATTCAATAGTTATATATGCCGGCGGGGACGATTTCTGCGTGCTTGGACCATGGACAGATATGCCATATTTAGCACATGAGGTTTATAAAGCATTCAGAAGCTATGTTGGTGGAAATGAATATGTTACAGTTTCAATGGGGTTTGAGATATCCCCTGATAAGAAGTATCCAATTTACAGGGTTGCAACAGTATGTGGCGAGCACCTTGATGAAGCCAAGAAATTTGAACGCAAGAATGGCAAAAAGAAAGATTGCTTTGCATTCGGAGGGCATTTTGTTGGCTGGGAAGACTTTGAAAATTTAAAGGACATAAAAGAGCAGATTGTTGATCTTGTTGAGAACAAAAATGTTTCAAAAGCAATAATAAATGCTATATACACGGTTGACAAGCTGGGAAGAACTTCAAAGGAGAACAAAGAGATTTTCAAATCATGGCGATTTGTATATTACATTGCAAAGCTAAAAGACAGATACAAAAAGCTAAAAGATCAGCTGGACGCAATTTTATTCACCATAATAAACCAGAAGACAAACACGCTTTATGACCATGCCTACTTAGCAGCCCGATGGGCTGAGCTTGAGTTGAGAAAATAAGTTTGCTTTTGAGGATTTAAATTAAGGGAGGGAATTTTTGATATGCCAAATGTTGATGTCAGAACATTAAAAAGTGAGATATTGAACAAGATTGAGACTGCCGTCAATCCCGAAAAAGATAAAGATGGCAAGGTGTTTTCTGAGGTTGCAGAGAAAACAGGGCAGCTTTTAAAAGAGTCCAAAGTTACAGTTACACAGCTGCGAAAAATTTTTACAGAGGTTAAAAAGCTGTCTTCTGAAGATGAAAACTACAAATACAAATTGAAAATTTTGAGAGCAAAAATGGCATACATTTCTGGAAGATTTAAAAATTTAAAAGATTTTCAGGAAATAATCAACAAAGCACTGCCAGTTGCGGAGCAGAATGAAAAAAATCTTGAAAGATTTAAAGACTTTTTTGAGGCAGTTGTTGCATATAATAGATTTTTTGCTGAAAAAGAATAATAAATAAATTTCGGGAGGCTGAATTTGAGATGGATGTTATTTTGAAAGGTAAATATAT
The Caldicellulosiruptor morganii DNA segment above includes these coding regions:
- the cas10 gene encoding type III-A CRISPR-associated protein Cas10/Csm1; translated protein: MVFYNTGLSKADRESDYQLFLGSILHDIGKFYMRTANKDAKETIKKEYETLYKEEGADLPRHQEWGAFFAENTVPSFFQVTSHIRNHHRPSNYKELLIAVADRISSATDREEIEEESPKVKQMISIFSNISLSSNESAAEAQNITYKHLTKKYKITFPEDMPKSDVSNDYGKLWQEFAEKMKKLKDDFEKGLIDVEEYLTAVYNLMQQYTYNIPSAFYYSKPDISLWAHSKSTAAIAFCLDRELKARFNGDQGRITRELESLLTKIKNKSSIKKGDGELFCLVKGDVSGIQDFVFDTKIDGALKALKGKSFYISFLLDTIAKFILKEENMPVCNLIYNGGGHFYLLLPRSFEERLSHYQSLIDSIMFKAHKGALNVFIESSSIDLFTFMNDRIGEKFDEVARKIQVKKTKKFKDILKNNQMKFFEPYDDYNEKCPHCGNQVSINSEGKEVCSFCESFVELGERLIKSLYVIEKWDIKPAKENLNNIYNILNAFGREIKFSQQHGRISDTIIIDMLKIEEMNKEGNFDPEFYEALDISTYAPIEEEKDGQEHIKLLDDIVNESKGIKTWGIVRGDVDNLGRIFKEGLKGKISLSRVMTLSQEFSLFFGYFFNRLTKAKSLNSIVIYAGGDDFCVLGPWTDMPYLAHEVYKAFRSYVGGNEYVTVSMGFEISPDKKYPIYRVATVCGEHLDEAKKFERKNGKKKDCFAFGGHFVGWEDFENLKDIKEQIVDLVENKNVSKAIINAIYTVDKLGRTSKENKEIFKSWRFVYYIAKLKDRYKKLKDQLDAILFTIINQKTNTLYDHAYLAARWAELELRK
- the csm2 gene encoding type III-A CRISPR-associated protein Csm2 is translated as MPNVDVRTLKSEILNKIETAVNPEKDKDGKVFSEVAEKTGQLLKESKVTVTQLRKIFTEVKKLSSEDENYKYKLKILRAKMAYISGRFKNLKDFQEIINKALPVAEQNEKNLERFKDFFEAVVAYNRFFAEKE